The stretch of DNA AATGACGAACACAAAGACTCCCATTGGCATGCCACCTACTCCCATCTTAAATGAGAGGGAAGCTACCTACACTGTAAGCGCTGAATTGACATGCCATTGGCATAGCCCATCGGATAATCTGTTTTCCTTTTATTACTACACCTACTAATATAAAAGTAATTGTTAATTTAAAATACATCATTGCTGTTTTAAAATATTTATTACTATTATAAAAATAATTACTAGCCCAGGGACATTTGTAAAACTACTATTTATACTAATATATAGTAAATACATCATTGGTATTTTAAAATAATGATACATGGACGTATTTCAACTGAATGTTACAGATCCTCGCCACTTCCGAAAATATCCATATATTTGTTGAAAAAGAtaagaaattataaagtaataaaATAAAAACAAGATACTGAAGGCTCAAAACATAAAAGGAAAGAAAATGGTCTGCAATTTTTAGTAAGTTAGGAAAGATAGAAAAAGAATATAGCCAACTTAAtaaaatgaagaacaattattttgAAAACATAGAAAATATAAAGTAAAAGATGATGGGGAGAAAGAAACCAAGACAATCGGGTGGGACTAAACAAGATCTGTTTAGGCAGAGGGTCATCGGCTTGTATAAGTAGGAGTTTGGATTTTCAACAGGTTTGCTCTTCGGGCTCTTGGGATAGGCACGAGGTCCCATGGGCTATCTAGGCTTGCTACTTGGCTGGTCAAGCAGGCACCACAAGTGTTTTAGCCCAAAGGTTCCTGGAGTGATGACTTATAAATGCTAGATGACACCCCACACGTTGCTATGGTAATCGGTTGGAATAGATTAATTTCAATGAGATTTGATTGTGCGAGATATAAATATTTAGATTAATAACACATGAACTAAAATTAAAAATTCATATGACTTATATAATTGATTATGTAtagttataatatatatatatataagtacAGTAGAATAAAAAATATTTTCCCATGCACAGTTGCATGTAGTGGTGTGTCTTTTCCCATGcattgttgcatgttgaggtgcaCCTTATCCCATCAATACTTATATGGTGATGTGGCATGATTGCATGATGCATGAGATAAAAATGTTAGTGGAATCACTCTCTTAGGTATATAGGATACACATAAAATTCTAATAACTACTATACAGTACAATTGTTGAGAGGGTAAAGGAAATTATAACATATATTTTCAATTGTTTTTCCTCTCAAGATAAATATTTACCTGACGTTGTGCTAAATTTAGGAAAAATTTAACTTGGCCTTTAGGGTTCTTTTTGAAATCCCAACATTCTTCCACTTTATACGTGTGGCCAAAATATGTCCATGTACCATGCACGTAAACTTCCCATGCAAATTGCGAAGACAAAGAAAAAACAGGCAAGTAAATGTGCCATGTAAATTGTGATTGAATGGTTAGGAGGATAATTGTATCCCCAACTCACCATAGTTCAAGCCCTAGACTTAACATTGGTGCTGGCACTTTTCTGGGTCTTTTCTCTCGATGGATTATAAACTCAAATCACTCAAGAGAGTGGGTTGCTCAACTATCTTCTCGGAAACAAACGGAGCAGCCATCGGACAAAGTCGATGCGGGGTGTCTATTTATAACCGCAACCTTCCCTGATGAGAAATTACCATTTTGGACACTCAGTCCAGCCATTGGCCAACCGACACGTTCTCAACGATTGGATTTTTGGAGCAACTGTAACATTACTTGAGGTTTAAGTAATGCTAAATCTTCGACATATATATGATGAGACGACGGATGATGTTGGTGCCAAGGAATTGAATAAAGGAGCAGCGTATTGTGGGACTGCAACGACCATTTGCATGCCCTCCGGCAACAGTATGTAGACCGAGCTTCTTCGCAGAATCAGCCAGATTGTATAATTAATAAGAGGGCCAGCATGTTAGTACCCATACATCTCTTGTGCAATTCCTGTGCGCATGTTTACTAGTTGTGCGCATGATATTATATCTTAAGTCGTCAAAATTTGTGATATCTCGTGCGTGCCAAAAAACTTTGGTTACTGGTAAACAGCTTGCGCTCTTCCTTGGCGACATGGGTTATGCCAAGGAACTTTGATTGGTTCTGAGTACCTGGGACTGATTACAAACATGGGCTATGGTTCTGATTACCGAAAACTTTGGTTACGTAAGTGCATGTTCCATTTCCCACGATAAATCTGCTTACCGTCTTTTAAAATCATTAATATAACTTCTCATGATACGCATAAAAAATAGAGTTATACCATTAACTATAAGAGGTACGAAGCTATATACTGATATAATATTTGGAAACTTTCTTTCTCAAATTAAATTGTAGTATCAGAGGTAAATATAGATATAATCAATTGAAAATTGAAAGCTTTCTCATAGAACAAAATGTTTCATCACACTACTTTTTAGTAGAAAAGGCAAACCAGCAACCAAACATCCTAAGTCATCCACCCAACATCTCATTGTCCATATTTGTGCCTTTTTTTCATAGACCCACACCGATTCAAGGCCCTCCCAACTCCTGCCTTTAGTTTTTTTAGGGGTCTAAACGCGGCTTTATAATCAACAATGTTCATGAGTATACAACTAATAAGGTAAAGCCGCAAGCGAAATTGAGGCCTACTCCTAGAGATGATGCGACTTTAGCTAGAGCGTGAGCCTCGACAGGAAAATCCCACTTTTCATCGACAAAAGAGACTTGATTGATAGACGTGCGTCGATGAGAGAACTCCAGAATAAATGCTGCAAATTTTTaacagccccccccccccccccccccccaaagatATGCATACAGTAACCTCCTTGCAATCGGATGCGGACAACATATCAGTGAGGTTAAGTTCAAGGGCATCATTGGTGTTTTAAAATAATGGTACATGGACATATTTCAAATGAATGTTACAGATCCTCGCCACTTCCGAAAAATATGTAGGTATTTGTTGAAAGAGATAAGAATGTATAAAGtaataaaataaaaagaagatAATGAAGGCTCAAAACATAAAAGGAAAGAAAATGATCTATAATTTTTAGTAAGTTGTGAAAGATAGAAAAAGAATATAGCCAACTAAATAAAATGAAGAAGAATTATTTTAAAAACATAGAAAATAGAAAGTAAAAAATGATGGGGAAGAAAGAAACCAACACAATCGGGTGGGACTAAACATGATCGGTTTAGGCAGAGGGTCGTCGGCTAGTTTAAATAGGAGTTTGGATTTTCAACAGGTTTGCTCTTCGGGCTCATGGGAAAGGCATGAGGTCCCATGGGCTATATAGGCGTGCAACTTGGCTGGTTAAGTAGGCACCACAAGGGTTTTAGCCCAAAGGTTCCTCGAGTGATGTCTTATAAATGCTAGATGAAACCCCACGCGTTGCTGCGGTAATCGGTTGGAATACATGAATTTCAATGACATTTGATTGTGCGAGATACAAATATTTAGATTAATAACACGTGAACCAAAATTAAACATAcatatgacttattttatttgatTATGTATAGTAATAAAAAATATATTAATATAAGTACAATAGAATAAAAAAATCCCATGCATGGTTGCATGTAGTGCTGTGTCTTTTCAGCACTTGTTTTGCAGCACTTGTTTGTGGCGGGGGCAGCCACCGCCACCATGGGATAGAAAAGGAAACAGAAGTTGGCGGTGGCCATGGCCGGCCGGCATAGCATGTCATCTGTGAGGGAGGGCGATCATCTACAGAGGAAGAGGGGAGAGAGCGCAGCTCACCGTGCACAGGAGGTGCATTTGTGCACGAGCAGAAGAATGAGTGGAGCCTGTTTGCCCCTGAAGAGATAAGGTAAGTTAAAGGGAGGCAGTCATTCGGTGGTGGACAAGGGCTAGCTTCTTGAATATTTATGCCCTATTGCAACACACGGGCTATTATCTAGCAATAAAAGAGGCCAGCTTCTTGAGATAACTTGTTTTTATCATCGCCTAACCGGAAGCTTCGAGCAGACTCCCTCAACAAGAGCACGCCTGACCTAGTCGAAGGTTTGATCATGATTTTCATCATCAGACCATGGATACTCATTTTTTGGAACCAACACTATCAAGAACCACTCCACTAGACGGAGCCTTCTTGCTAGCCAGATCCATCCACCAAGAGAGCGAAAGGCCCGCCCTCACCGCAAGAGTAAAATGCCGAAAGTAGGTTCCTGACATCGCTGCCCCGCCTTCAAACAGTGTCACACCATCTTTGATCCCTGTCGCCGGAACGCTGGTGGGAGTGGGAGAGGTGCGTTGGACGTGGGAATCATTGCTCcaattttctcatccatgccaagATGTGCATGAGCACCGCCATCCTTTGATCTGAATGTTCCAACCATATCAATATGTACAAGGGCCACCTCTATCGGACGACGAACGTTGTCTTCCTGCATGAGACTTGCCATCAGAGATCAGTCTGTGCTGCGGGGGAGAACCAACACGTGGTACCACTGTTGGCCGAAGCTTTCAACAGCATCCTCCTGTTGCGACAAGGGGAGTGAGGGAGGAGGAGGATTTGGGCggcacccccccccctcccctggCCCTTGGGACGATACGAGTGAACTGGTCTTGTCCCTCATGTGTCTCAACCTCCTACCCTCCACCTCGCCTTCCTTGGTGGTGCCACCGTACGTCAGAGGGTAGGTCCCTGGCCTATGCCAGAGCGGCTGCTAGCTAGAGAGAGAGAGGCTTGAATGGATAGGAACCATGAGAATGTATGACAAAAAACATTTCCTTTTTTCAGAAAAAacatttcttttttcttttgtttttgtgGTGCTTTATGATGGCGCAGACAAGCTAGAAAATTTGTTTCTGTGCTGCTTTAATGTGGTGCCGACAAGCTGTATAGTGTTGACTCCTTTGGTCTACACAAGACGAAAGAGGAAGATTTTTCCAATCAAGCTTGCCACTAATTCGTTTTTTCTCAGGCTGAATTTCCCAGGGTGCCCCTGTTGACAGGGGAGCATAAGTTGACCAGTACATCAGAGCGCGTCTACACGACGAGTTTCCAAGACCAAGAATGTATGGCCTAGCAATCGTCGGTGTAGTAGCGTAGCAACACCGCTGTGATCCCTATAAAACAATGCATGCACTAAGTGAAAATAATCGGACGGGAAGGAATCATGGCGCGTTCTACTTCTCCTTCTCCTTGCTTGCTATGCAGAGTTGCGATCCTTGCTCTCATATGCTGCTCCTTGTCATGCTTGGCTGCGTCTGGAGGTAATTAATTCATTCACTAAACCTCTCGCAGCTCCATCAGCCACTAATTAATCCCACACGTACGGCGGCATCACGGATGCATCTTCTAGGTTATTTGTATCTGGGGTGATGATTGATGCTTCATCGTCATGCAGATGCTCTTGATGGATACCGTAGGCCAAGGCGTCCTCCCGCGCCGAAGCCCCTGCAACCTCACACTCCTGCTACTCCAACTCCAGCTCCAGTTCCATCTCGGCCACCGCTGACGCCGGTGCCTGGGAGGCCGGTGACTCCAGCTCCCACACCATGTCCTGTGGTCCTTGttcctccgccgccaccgccaccgccccTGCCCAAATACCCGGTGACTCCAACTCCAGTAGTGATTCCTTCGATCCCTATTTgtccgccaccaccaccgccgccggtGCAGGAGACGCCGGCACTTGCGCCGCACCGCAAGACTCTAGAGCACGCTACTAAGAACGTGCTTAATTAAGCATGGAAGTACGAAACACTGTCACTCTGTAAAAGGAATAAGAGAGAATTTATGTAATGGATGTTGTATTGCATGAGTCTCATGGGTATATATATAAGAGTACATGAACTTCTTGTAGTTCAAGACAAGCTAGAAGGAATAAGAGAAAATTGGTGTAATAAATGTTGTATTTCTTGAGCCTCATaggagtatatatatataggagtacatgaaCTTCTTGTACTACAAGACAAGCTAGAGCAAATCCTCGTCTATCCTATACTTTCTAAACAATCACGATACTCAACATCCTCCGCAGTCACAACTGTAACGACGCGGACAatgagactggagaagaatcaGATGGTAAGCAGACAGACATACCCCAACAGTCGTAACGGTCGATGCATCGCGGAAGTCGTGGCTGGAGTGAAAACCAACAAGGTTGCTCAAGTAAGGTGTTAGCTCTTTGTGCTGATGTCGATGTAGCCGAGAGCGTAGGGTGGTGTAGGCATGGTCGAGGTATCCGATGCCGAGGGGTGCTATGGTCGATGACGTTTGAAATTTGAATCGTATCCATTATTGTTCTTGTTAATCCATTGACTTAAGATCTCCTTATACACTACACACGGTTTGTCAACTTCAGTTGGTGACAATCCATTAGCCCTGGAAAGCAAAACCATGTAAATATTGTAGATGTGTGTGGAATACTTTTTTTCTTTTGAGGTCATGAAATCCATTTTTTTAACAGTGTGTAAAGTTCTAGTGGAAGATCATGGAGTAACAGTGAGCtttccacttaaaccgaaaaaagAGAGGTCGGCATTTTCAATCAGACAAAGGGGACTCCGACCAAAATGCATGATTTTAAACAGAAAATTTCCGAGTCTTCAGTCGAAGGAATCCTTTCCCACGTTGAAAATGTCATGCGTACATGCAGAGACACGGAATCCATGCATGCACCGCACCTGGGCCGAGACATATGCACATAGCACTACGTACAGGGTTGACCGAGCGACGACCTGGACCATATTAGCACTAGCATGCATGCATGATTTCTGTCCTTGTCGCGACGAAGAAGAAAAGGCAATGAACTGGCCTCTCCGCTGAATACTAAATTATTCCGTTAGCCTATAAATGAAGCAAAGCTTATATCTTAGAAGCTCAGAAGCGACCGATCATGCAGCGTTCTTCTTCTTCCATCGCACGCGCTGTGGCAGTGCTGCTTCTCATCTCCTCTACCTGGGCGTCTCGTAAGTCGCTACTCTACGCTTAATTGTTTTTCTACTCTTTTTTCTCCTCACAAAGGAAGCAAAAATATTAACTCTAGGCCCGGCTGGCCGGCTTGCGTCCATGTAGCTGCGGCAGGAGAGCACGGCGGGTCCCAGGTGCCGCGAAGGCCTCCATCGCCGGATCCCGGCGGGTTCCATGGTCCTTTTGTGAAGTGTCCAAACTGCCACTCCGGCGCCACTCCGCGGTCCCCGTCGGCACCGCAAGGCCCTGCACGCCGCCCCGGAAATCGACAGTGGGACGCTTGCGCGTCAGGCAACACCCAAGGAATTGATTGAATAAAGGAGCAGCGTACTGTGGGACTGCAACGACCATTGCATGCCCTCCAGGAACAGCATGTTGAACGAGCTTATTCGCAGGGTCAGCCGGATCGTGTAGATCATAAGAGAGCCAGCATGTTTGTACCGAGATCTGTATTGTGCCAATGCTTACTGCTACTGCTTGATGTTGTGGTTGTACGCATTCTAAAGTACCAATTATCTTTCAAAAAATATGAATTTAACTTCTCACGGTGTGCATAAAAGATAGGGTTACATCATTAACTAGAAGAGGTACCATGCAATGTACAAATATAATATATAGAAACTTTCTTTCTTAAATTAAATTTTAGTATCATAGATAAATATAGAGACATTCAATTGAAAACTCAAAGCTTTCTCATAGAACAAAAAGTAGCATCACACTACTTTTTAGAAGAAAAGGCAGACCAGCAATCAGACATCCTAAGTCATCGACCCAACATCTCGTTGTCCATATATGTGCCTTCTTGATAAACCAACACCGATTCAAGGTGCTCACAACTATCACCTTTACTTTTTTATAGGGTCTAAACGCATTATTACTGAACAATGTTCATGGATATACAACTAACATAAGGAAAAAGCCCATGCCACACATTGCGCTGGGACTCACAATGGGCGGCACACAGCCGTGCCCATTGCCTTCTGCAACCGTTAAGGTCGCGATCACCTGCAGGCGTGTCGAGAGAGGCCGGTTTCTGAAACTTTATGAAAAATAAGGACTGGCTTTGTGAAACTTATGGAATCTTTCATCTGGTTTTGGGAAGGTTCCAtatgttttttttttgtttttcccAGTTTCCTTTCTTTTAATTTTTATCCTATTTCTTCCTTTCTTTTACAATCAAAATCTacttttcttattattcttctctttttcctttttttaattCGTTAACTCTTCAAAATTGGTGAATAATTTCTTAATTAAAGAACATAAAAATTCATGAACGTTTTCAAATTCACTAATATTTTAGAATTAATGAaaatatttttgaattcatgTAATGTTTAAATTCTGAATTTGTTAAAACCCGCGAACAATTTGacgaaaaagggtttccccccgcTTTGTATTATAAAGCAACCAACCGATACAACCGACGATAGGGGCTGGGGCGGAAGCAGCACAAACACGCCCAAAAGAAAggaaagagaaaaaaagaaaagaaacaaatgCCGATAACGGCGGATCGACAAAAACAACGAAGTCTCGTGACCGCTGCGTCCACCGGAGATCACCCACCAAGCTCCGAGACTCCGAAGTGCCGGTACCCaacaacacctccaagaagggacGCGACGATGACAACGTTGCTGCCAAGAGTTTCCCCCGGTACACGGCGAGGAGAGAGGAAGGGTAGCCCCGACGCCCTCCAAGAAGGTCCGGCGGCACCCTCAGGCGCCACCGCGTCGGTGTCGGCCAAGCCAACAAAGATTTCTCCCGATCCCAGCCTCTACCTCAGGCACTCCGGAGCTCGCCACCAGACCGACCACCACCCTGCGCCAACACGAACACGAAGCTTCCCACGCTGTCTCACCACAGCACCGCGAAGATGGTCTGCACAACGGAGAAGAGGAGCCGGGACTAGGGCAACAGCACCATCGGCATACGGGAGGGCCCCACCTCCACCGTCCACGACGGTAGCCGACCGGACGCCACGGCAGGAGCCTACCGGGCCCGTGGCCCCACAGGCCCAGCCAGGCCCTCAAAGGCCCGGACAGCTCCCGCCTCCGCGCAGCAGCTGGAATGCCGCCGGCGTCGCTGTCCCAGTCCAAGCCACTCCCCAGCCTCCCCATACAGAGAGCGTCGCGGTCGCGCCGGAGCCGACCCGCAAGGACCCAGAGGGAACCCTAcgggcccagatctgggccggGAACGCGCCCCCGGCCGGCCAGCACCACCGGACCACCCCGCCGCCAAGAGGCGGCACCACCAAGGCGAGCACCGCCGGCCTCCACACCAGGACGCCGGACCGCCACCGGCCGAAGCGCACCGCCGCCGGCCATCACCGCCCGAGCAGGGGAGGACCGCGCGCGGGGAAGGGCAAGCCCACCGCCGCCAGCATCACGCGGCCGAGGGCCGGCGGTGCAGGCTGACAGCGGCGGGAGGAGGGATGCGCGCGGGGAGGAGCTGAAGGCGCGCGGAGGCAGGGCCCCCGGCCGCCTCGCtcggggaggcggcgcgggggtacgggggcgaggaggaggggtggggggaggagggggctggcggctccggcgggctccggtcgccgcggcggcggctccgcgcggggaagccggcggcggcggggggaaaccctagggagCGCGTGGGACACACAACGGAGAAGGGCTGAGCGCAAATGAAGAATTCACCCGCGAACAATTTCAAAAACTTTGTGTGTATGTGTAATTAAAAAATGATCATGTATTTCATAAGATGTTCAGAAATTCCAAAAATTGTTAGCATTTTACAAAAATATCAGGAATTTTAAAATATATCCATGTATTATAAAAATATTTATAAATTTAAAACTGATTGTTAGTAGATGAGTTTCGAAAACCCTGTTGACCGGGACGACTTTGACCATTGCTAGAACCAAAAGAGAATCTGCCTTCCAATCTGCTCCTGATCACCTCCTTATATAAAACTACATGCACTCGAGGAGAATACTCAATTCACAAGCTGAGACAGGATCGATCATGGGgcgctcttcttcttccttggcgcTGGTGGCTCTCCTCATATGCTGTTCCCTGGCATGCTCGGCGGCGGCCCAAGGTACGTGCGTTGTGTTTCCGGCTGCGCTCGGCCTGAGTACATGCAGCTTAAGGAACCATGATTATGCGCAGGTGCTTCTCGTGGAATCCGTGTGCCGGCTGCTCCTCCATCCCCTAAGCCCCGGACGCCGAATCGGCCGGGCGAGGAACCGATCGATCCGTCACCGCCACCACCACTGGAGACATCAGCGGCACTCGCGCCGCACCGGAAGACCCTGCAAGCCTCTGCAAGACTTTGTTGTTAATTAGGTAGTACATGAAGAACTGCCAGCTCGATCTGAATTGAATCTGGGATTGACTTGTTTAGTTTGTCTCACCGTGTGTGTGTGCCTACGCTGTTTTGGTCTCGGATTTCTCTTATTTTCGGATGAAATCTTTTGCCTAAACTCTTGAATCACCAAAAGTCAGCTTAAGAAATTAAAATCGTTCAAGTGTGAATGCAGCCGCAGTTGACTTAATGGTAATTCAAGAGCACCGAGTGTGAATGCAGCCGCAAGTTCCTTCCGTCAAGCACTCGGCAAACCCTTTGTCAAGTGTCAGAACAGACCCGGGAACGTGGCACCAACGTTTGCCGAGTGCC from Triticum urartu cultivar G1812 chromosome 3, Tu2.1, whole genome shotgun sequence encodes:
- the LOC125547535 gene encoding leucine-rich repeat extensin-like protein 6, whose product is MARSTSPSPCLLCRVAILALICCSLSCLAASGDALDGYRRPRRPPAPKPLQPHTPATPTPAPVPSRPPLTPVPGRPVTPAPTPCPVVLVPPPPPPPPLPKYPVTPTPVVIPSIPICPPPPPPPVQETPALAPHRKTLEHATKNVLN